The following DNA comes from Castanea sativa cultivar Marrone di Chiusa Pesio chromosome 10, ASM4071231v1.
ATTTTTCTTGACAAGAAAAGAGATAGcagatctttttttttggtgaacaaGAGATAGCAGATCTTGACAATGAGTActcataattatatttataaacaagCAATTGCATTGTGTCCTCGTTGCCAcctgtattttattttttaaaaggattgCTGTTGACTTCAATGCTGAATTGAATTAAAAGCATGCGTCAAAGTTCAAAGATTGGCATTCATGAAGGagaattggaaaaaaaagaaagagaagaagaagaagaaattaaaggAGAGAAGGACAAAGAGTGCCACTGTATATATTGCTGTCTGACTATACAATTACAAATGAAGTTGAGTTGTGACTAGTACTTCACGGTGCAAGGTGTGTAGTGTGTACAGTTGAACACATGATGCAGAACAATTggaatctttttgggttttataaAATCAATTTGTCGCACATGCTTGAATACATTTAATTAACCCTTTTTTGAGAAGCATTTAATTAACCCTAGACCTCTGTGTTTGGGAGATTACAAAAAGACaatgatatataaaaatatttcgattatatttataatatttgtggagttctatttttctctcttgctCCTATGCAGCCTAATTTGAATTTGCATCCTCTTGCTTCTcctatttttacaataaataacttaaaatgttaatttgtgAGAATAATGTCAATGTATATGACATTTTGCACAATATATAGTGGACATGACCTAAagtgtttagaaaaaaaaaatcacttttattagaatttactaataataccacttttattacacaccaaaataaattaattatataaaaaaatttgtagaaaagTCTCATGTCCATAAACCTATTATCAAATTGTCTTATTACAAACCATATATACTATTGTAGAGAGCTAAGGAGGATGTATGTAGATTTCAATAAATATGATATGCCAACAATTTCCAACAAATTAAACACTTATGATAATGCCAACACTGGAAATGTGTTATATTAAGGATAGATTCTCTCAAGgtcaaaagaaaaaccaatatGAAACTATCCTCTTACAACTTTAGCGCCGGTGCAAGTAAATATAATGTCACAACGTTTGACATAACAATTCATATATAAtcaatttgtatttgtatttattttaccatGGTTGCCATGACAGCTAATTAACCATAATTAGATGATATTACTTTCATCTAAATACatcatttatataatttttatgagaaacgTTAATGGATGCTTTTAGGACaatggttaataatctatttaaagaaaatttttataggaaaaaaaaaattttaacatttttttctatTGCTcataaaagtaatgtcaaattttttttttaaaataaattgttaaccaaTACTTTAAGGACACTTATTAACATgatttaacttttattatatactgTTTACAACTGCAAATAATTGTGAAAAGAATGTTTTGTATTTACCAACCAGTTGATCTGGGCTCTTGCGAATGGGATAGCAAGACCCCAACTAAACAAAGCCGAAGAAGCttggttattaatttatttctagGCTTTTTCGTTGGAAAGTTCTCAATCCTCAATAATCTGAACTTCCCAATTCCTAGAACTTTCTTGGAATCATAAAACTAAACTAGTCCTAGTCCCCATCCATTAATTAACAAAGAGCAAGACCATGACTAAACCCCACATCCACATGATCCATGTGGCcattaaacaaaacattttacatGAAAGGGATAACATCAGGACCAGCAAAGCACATTGCACACCCTATACCAATAGAGAATtctataataaatattttttttctgaataaattGTAGTCTATAGAATTCTATAATCGATACACTATAATACACCCTCTTTCTCTCCCCCCCTCGTTACATTAATTTTCACCAACCTGTTCACATTTTTTGGTCATAGCAATGGCCATTTCCCTATCTAACACCGGTGTCCTTCCCTTCACCACACAACCAAGGCCATATCCGGTGCCATTTCTAgccaaaaaattcaaacttgaaGTTTCAAACTTGGCCACAAAAACCCCTACAACTACAATATTATGCAAGGTACTCTCCAATACAAGCATTATCACCGAGCTAGAGAAGCAAACACCACAccaagatgaagatgaagatgaagatgtacACCAAGATcaaattgatgatgatgaacATCAGCGCCAAGTAGGAGTAGCCGATGCTTGGCGTGAAATCCACGGTCAAGATGactgggttggcctattggacCCCATGGACCCACTTCTCCGATCAGAGCTAATCCGCTATGGTGAAATGGCACAAACATGTTACGACGCTTTCGATTTCGACCCCTTTTCCAAGTACTGTGGAAGTTGTAGGTTCATGCGCCGTGACTTCTTCGATTGCCTAGGAATGTCCCACATCGGCTACGACATCTCTCGGTATCTCTTCGCAACCTCAAACATTAACCTCCCTAACTTCTTCAAGAAATCAAGGTGGCCTAAAGTGTGGTCCAAGAACGCTAATTGGATCGGATTCGTCGCCGTTTCTAACGACGAAACATCCAAACGCTTAGGCCGCCGTGACATTAGCATTGCATGGAGAGGCACAGTGACACGTCTCGAATGGATAGCTGACCTAATGGACTTTCTCAAGCCAATCTCTTCCAACAAAGTCCCTTGCCCTGACTCAACTGTCAAAGTCGAATCTGGGTTCTTAGATTTATACACTGACAAAGATGAATCCTGCAAATTTTGCAAGTACTCAgccagagagcaaattttatccGAGGTAAAAAGGTTACTTGACATGTACGCAAACGAAGAAATAAGCATTACTATCACAGGGCATAGTCTAGGGGGTGCTTTAGCTATCTTAAGTGGTTATGATATTGTGGAAACGGGTTTGAATGTGTTGAAGGATAGTAGAGCCGTGCCTGTGTGCGTGTTTTCTTATGCTGGTCCAAGAGTTGGGAATGTGAGGTTCAAAGAGAGGCTTGAGACTTTGGGATTGAAGGTCCTGAGGGTTGTGAATGTGAATGATATGGTGCCAAAGTCACCAGGGTTCTTTTTTAATGAGCAAGTGCCATCTATGTTGATGAAAGTAGCTGAGGGTTTGCCTTGGAGTTACTCGCATGTTGGGGTTGAGCTTGCTCTGGATCATAAGAACTCGCCCTTCTTGAAGCAGACTAGTGATCCTACTTGTGCACATAATTTGGAGGCTCACCTGCATTTGCTTGATGGGTAagtgtttttaattatttttattgttcatCTTGGAATTTTAATGAGCTTAGATTTTTAGTTTAGGATAATTGGATATCTTTTTTTGTCAAGATCTGTGGTTTAGGATAATTGGACTGTTTGAGTTCGTTCGCGCCCAATTAACCTTAAaagtgaaaataataataataataataaaaattgtaaacctCATTTTTTCCCCATAACTGTATTTTTATTTCCTtaacattttaaacaaaataattcaataaaaaaaaaaaccatccccAAAACACACTACTTAATGTTAGTACGTGATTAACTGATTACAATTACTGTAAATCTTGGAGCAGCTGGCGGGGGTTGTCATTGGAAATATTTTTGATATACTAATGAGATGACAGATTTGATTAgttgaaaattcaaatattaaggattttcaaaataatagaGGAAACAGAGTTTAAAAGTCAATGTGTTTGTATGTACTTTAATTACCTCATGATTTTTGCATTGATAATTTTTATCTAAACTCCAAAAATTGTTGCTTCAACATCCCTTCTCTCATGGCCTCAAGACTGGAAATATATATTAGacaatttttttactttgataattctttttttaaccaCAAAAGTTGTTCTTCAACGTCCCCTCTCTCAGTCCAACGGACGTTGAAACAACAATTTGGGagtcaaaaattaaaatagtattagTACCCCTTGTTGGTCCAATTCAAGAGCATCACACCCCTCTTTCTCACGCAATGAGAGGGGATGTGACAGCAATAATTTGGGGAGTTAAAAATACAACACCCTATGttaagttttaagtttatttatttatttttttataaattagtaatctagatattttttttccacattatTCAGGAATTAAAATGGGGgactaaaaaagaagaagaaacatatATACAATTTTACATCTCCATTTCTTTACAGAGATTGCAAGTTTGTTATTTTGGATGAATAGGTCAATAGCTTTTAACCAGTTAAATAAGCTTCACAATCACACACGCTTCAATATCAAATATCAACTAACTAAATAAGCACCCACGCTACTGAATAAGTACTAAAGGCTAATGCTGCCTAGCCTACCTAAAAATAAACATAGAAAATagtataaaacaaattaaaataaggcTGTATAAACGTGACAAGAAACTAAAAGGTATCAAGgacctttttttgttttttttgagaaaaggtATCAAGGACCTAGGTGTGGAATATATTTAATCCTGGAGATATCTCTTCATTTGTATTAAAAGGCTGGAAACCATTAAAATAAGAAACCACGCCATGTGATGAGATCATGTCCCCTCATAGCTGAATGGCCAAAGAGAAAAGTATCGATTTATCACACAATTATTAAGTTCCTCTTATTGGTAGTTGATGACTGGGATGTCTGTTTGTGATATTATTTAATAAGATTGGAGTGAGATAAGATTGAAAGCAACAAGATGCTAATGAATTATAATCAACTTAATTATGATCTAATTTCTATCTCTAGAGGGTCAATAGCAGACATCTCCAGTCCCAAACTTCTTAACCTAGGTTTCACACTAGTTGAATGGGAGGTCAAATCTCGATACATGATGTCTTCCTGTGATAGAAATGGTCAGCAATACATTAACTATTAGAAACACGATGACCCTtgacttttaaaattattagattttatgtTTACACTCCCAACTACGtatttcaacaattttaaatGGGCCACttcctccacaaaaaaaaaaaattttaaatgggcCACGTGATATCTCTaccctattttttttatttaaataatgacTGTAAAGTCAGTAACCTTTCTTGTTGATAGACTTCCTATTCAATCCAAcattaaaacataattttaaagaaaatatttgtcaTTAGCTTACAAGGAACTGAATCCTCTCCACTTAATAGAGGGTATATTTCATGGTTAAGATGAATTGATTCctcaaactatatatattgaCGGAATCTGTTGTCAAGTGAGTAACTGTGATTGTTCATTGCTTTCCATGGAGCGATCATCTTGATTAGTTTTATAGCATCGCATAGAATTTGCAATTCACATGTATGGTCAAATGGCCTCTCCCCTTCATTTTTTACGtgtttcttga
Coding sequences within:
- the LOC142613167 gene encoding phospholipase A1-Igamma2, chloroplastic-like: MAISLSNTGVLPFTTQPRPYPVPFLAKKFKLEVSNLATKTPTTTILCKVLSNTSIITELEKQTPHQDEDEDEDVHQDQIDDDEHQRQVGVADAWREIHGQDDWVGLLDPMDPLLRSELIRYGEMAQTCYDAFDFDPFSKYCGSCRFMRRDFFDCLGMSHIGYDISRYLFATSNINLPNFFKKSRWPKVWSKNANWIGFVAVSNDETSKRLGRRDISIAWRGTVTRLEWIADLMDFLKPISSNKVPCPDSTVKVESGFLDLYTDKDESCKFCKYSAREQILSEVKRLLDMYANEEISITITGHSLGGALAILSGYDIVETGLNVLKDSRAVPVCVFSYAGPRVGNVRFKERLETLGLKVLRVVNVNDMVPKSPGFFFNEQVPSMLMKVAEGLPWSYSHVGVELALDHKNSPFLKQTSDPTCAHNLEAHLHLLDGYHGKGHRFVLASGRDPALVNKAADFLKDHYLVPPYWRQDENKGMVRNKDGRWVQLERPKLDDHPPDMHHHLKQLGLTH